The segment CCAGTCCaagatttattcaaatcaaaaaaatctaaataagtcAAGTTTTAATATAGACGTTTCTAATAATATTGAAATCAAACGGCTAATCTAGGAAAGTCTGTTTCTGTACGAATCCAAGATTTATTCAAGTCAAAGACTAATATAGGTAAGTCAAACTTTAATTTGTTTACGTGATTGTATAGTAATTATAACACATAGAAATCAAATATCATtgtgtataaaaaaatatagacgtgatatatattttttaactttaatatatACGTGATTGTATTCTAAATATATCATTCCTAAATCAAATATTGTTGTGGCCAGTAACATCTTAATATACACTCGAAAAACTCACCCGCCCATtccaaaatcaaatattaaaaaatagatttttttatatatctacctatatataaataaaaattcaggaGCAAAGTATGATCctataaaatgtttttcttttgagatataagttttttaaaaaatcaaaattttatatatggcAACATTATACTACTTAATTTCGTAATATGATATATGACAATGATCTTTGATTTGGTAACATTATATATGGCAATGACTCAATGATAgttatattacatattttcCTTTTTGAGTATAACGTCTACGTAATAATCAAACcgtgtaaatatatatatggcaaCCATCATTCATTGTGAAATCTAAAACTTTCATTTCACACGAAATCGTACAATGTAATGATGTGAACTATAATGTATATGAAAAAATTCGAGTGTTACCACAATGGCATTTGAATGTAATTTTTCTAGTGAATTAAGGGTGATTATATATTTGAGCTGAGAGGAAATATGGAGCCGCCACGTCAGCATGGCACacatgtaaataacttacacATTTAAGGTTAGTCTTAAAAAATGCtccttgattaataagaagtGGATCAGTGGGTTGCTTTtgtatttagaatttttttttattttaccatagcGAACTTATCTAGAAGTCTTCTTCGATAACCATGTTAGTCTTGCAATTAACAAAAATTTTGTagaagtaatttttttaatggaAAAGTCTATGAGAATTTTCAGAGAATTtgcataattaatttatttttttttcagagaaTTTTCTTGTGAATAGACTTTTGAAAAAGCCTTTTTACTGTCACATGAAATCTCCGAAGTGAAGCAAAAAATCTGGGTAAGTTAGCTTTCCTATATATTTCTGAAAAATTCTTACATGAAGACTTTCCAAGAATTATGCTCTCAAAACCAAGGGACTGACCAAAATCTCAGAAGTCTTCTAtagaaaatgttaaatttctGAATTATTTCTGACAATAGTGGAACTAACCTATTTATTATGGAGAGTTCCTAAGCAGCAAACTcgatttgttttgttataaaaaagaTTGTAGATTTCTCCAGAATTTTTCTatgaaaaatttacaaaatagtCAATTTCAAacctttgataaaaaaaaaagtcaatttCAAACCTAACATATGTGACTTCTCTAAGAGTTTTCTATGTAGATTACTTcccaaaaaatcttttaaacaaaacattctaaaattttcgattattatacattatttaaaacattaatttccttaatacttataattattatttaaaaatgcaaTATATAAGCATGATATATAATTTCCATAGAATGCACGTACTAATCTTATTAATCTCAAGCAACTACACAAGGATTTTCAGGTTTAGCCTTTTATTAGATGTTTTATCCAGAGTTTCACAAGTTTTATTTCAACAAATTTCACGtgaatcaatttaaaaaaattgaaaatcaataaaaagttaaacaccaaataaaatgatgaaatattttattttgaaagtctgacataaaatatttaactaacaaaaatatattacattttaaaatgtaaaaattccAAAGAGTTTGACAaactaatcaatttttttttatagaggAATGTTTACATAGTTTAAACAAagatatgaaatttttaaaaaatacacaaCATTTAAAAGATTAATGTTCAGTctgtaaaaattaaaaccatgtaaattttaaatatgatatatacattgatatctatactattaaagcatgattctttctatttttaacCTCTGAAATACCCTTTTATTTACTATCTACACGACTCTTTATTACAACAAAGTCGATATTTGGGCTGCAAAATAGGCCCACTTTCCATGCAAACGGAGAATGTCTCGTCAATCAACGTTACCTAACAAACATACaggtttgtgtttgttttgttattattttcgTTTGGGTCATTTGGGccaatttcaaatatattttttttttcttttttttgtcatcaatatatttttttttctaacatcaaagattttgtttaaataaacataaattaaacagatgattatgtaattttttcgtttttctctatatattttaaaatttcataaaattagaATATTTGTAATGAAAGATGTAAATCTTTTATTGGGGTAATATAATAGTTTATTAACAAGTTAAGTCAGTAAAAAAtaactttagaaaaaaaaattcaatacaTAATATTGATTAGAGAAATACCACTTCAAAATCTTTTCAAATATCAAATTCAATTttgtaaacataaatactcatttctaaaataatagtAAACGAAGATGATAATTTTAAGTTTTccattaaaaaattaatatatatatatatatacatataaatattaaaaaataccaGATATTTTTCAACTTTAAAGGATTTTTTAATGAGGAAAATAAAATCGTGCTTTATATATCATGTTATTTTTTAAtgactaaataaatatatagaatcttttattctcttcaagaaaataattgttttcTCTTTCGCTTTTCAGTTCTAAATCGTAACTGTAAATTGAATTCCTAGCACACCCTTCCTGCCAACTTCCATCTATTGTGGTATCCCAATTGCAAAGCCAAACAGCGATGAATCGGACAGCTCATAATCAAGGTCATGCGGGAAGACCTCCACCTCAATACACAAGTAATATCATCCCCAAACCTTGCTGACAATGAACAAAATGCATCGGGTATCAATCGCAACTGTTGGGAAATTACTAACAATTTAACTTTTGCCTGACAAGTTtgagaatataaaaatacatttggAGGATATTTGAGATCATTTCTCATTATATTAACTGCGGATCTTTTTATATACAGAAAAACAACTAAACTTGTTCTACCCAGATCACTCCTAACAGAAGACGAAATTAATACCATTTTCAACCGAAATCGTAATAGACTTCCATATCAATTTGATTAGAACTTTCTGAAACCAACAAAGTCTAAACAATGGAGAGGCAAAGGCCAGCCGACCTCACGTGGCCATATATTTCCTTCTCACCTTACGTTAGACTTTAGTGTTTGGTATTTTGGAATGATCCATTACGACATATGGTACGTTTGATTGACACACACACAGCCGAACATTAGTTCAGTGTATACGCATACTGGCATACCGACACAcatagaattatatatatatgtatgtatgaaattttttacccaaaaaaaaatatttattaatgtaattaccacacacacacacatatgaAGAAATACGAATGTTGTGAAGTTCCCACACGTTATACCATACATGCATTGGACAATTCCATGGGAAGACTCGAACATTTTCAGGAAAAAAAGATACTGAAATTGTGTATAGTTGTTGAATCTTAAATCCGGTAACCGAGTTTTAGGAGTTTTAATCAACTGATAATTAGAGTTTAGGGGTCAAATGTTTTGTTTATTGAAGTGTATCAAAGTTAAATgccaaaagagaaaaaatacaAGGGAAACAAACGCGTAGTCAAAAATGATTAACTTGTTGTCAGTAGTTATTTATCTCACGGTgttctctctctgttttttcatTGTCCCCCTTCTCTCTCTGTGTCTTCTTTTTAGACATCTTATTCCCCTTGATTCCATCTTCACCATCATTATTTCTCGGATCACGAACAGTGTTCAGCGGGATTGTTAACAGTTATATTCGGTGCCGTAGTAGGGTGTAAGTGCTCTTCTCTCCTGAATTCAGTTGTGTGTGTCAAATCGTCCTGACGAACATATAATTCGGTCGACTCTCTCGGTTGATTGGATTGTGCTCTTATTGAaccgtttttcttcttctctattgTTGCTGGGTCGAATCAATTATCGGACCTTGACCGATGGTCAGGACCATATCCAACAATAGTGGTCTTCTACGTATCCTTAGCCCTTAGAGCATGTTTATTGATGTAGCTTAAGAAGGATTCTTAAGAGtaattgtaattaaaataaaataaaaaaaggaaaaaaaagaagggaCATACCTTAATCTTTATCGCCGTCCCCCCATCGATTCTTAGCATAAttagaatttaatttaaatgagaaTTAAGGAAAAAAGAATGGGACGTTAACTAAATTAGATACGTCCTTCCCTTGTCCCTGGTGCCACGTGTTGGCTGGTGACGAAGCGGAGAAGCCAAAGAGGGGGAAGACGAGTTTGTGTTTCATTTTCGATATGGAAAATGTTTTGTTTGTCTCTCTCGACGACGAAGGCGACGCATGCGATAAAGAAGACCGACGATTTCATCTCCTACCCGTGAGAGATTCTGACCTCTGACTCCGCCGATTCCACTCCGGTACCTCCTCCACACTCTCTCCCGCATCCCCAACGTCATTCTCCGCCGATTCCACTCCGATAGCTCCCCCGATTCGCAACTGTTTCTCCGACGATTTCTGACTAAATTCCCTCCCCCGAACCCGTCACCAGATTTCAATCAAAAAGGTACTCCTCTcttgatatcttgtgtatttgcatcattttgatctttgttttatcttctttttgatCATTAGAATCCATATAGTATGCATATAGGATGCATTTGCATTGCATTTGtccttatcaggtattggagatGCTAGTTGGTGACTTTGGAAACATTAGAGATGATTTTGGAGCAAAAGAGGATGATTTATGTTCGAGAATCTCACCACGGCTAAGTGTCCCAGCGTCCTGCGTGCCCCAGCGGTCTCGTGTCGCGTCATCCAGGCTGCTGCGTGTCTGCTGAGTGACATTTTACCATTTTGCCCCTTTACGTTTTAGAATGgaaaaacctaagtttaagtatGTTTTGTAAGCCATTGGAGGCGgattatcttttatctattgaagaacacaaactctctcaagaaaaacatttctttttggcttgatttgttattgttcttgtgatctctcgtctatttctctacatgattaatctgaaatccatcatgggtttaagaggaatcatggagattagtgagtaatcatcttttggattcatgggttagggtgattaggctagttctaggatgttttagatatagatcatacttgttccttgctagtagagtgatcttaatgcatcatttgagtatgccactcaaagggtgatctctaggcatttctcacccgacaggtgtttgatgaaatgcctgagtcagctctcctaggcttttagtgtactttgccaaagacatttgttgttaaagatgctaagatagctaatagacttgttagtaatgattgcttgcatgttattcaaccaaagacatttgatgtttgagatatgttagcaaatgagcattcatctagacatagagcttgcttagaattgtgtctaaacttaaggttgatagtttgatttatcatttgcaTTCCTTAgatcgaaacctgatcacccaaggtctaaatccctatacccatgagttctcctttccaatagcttaagagtatcattttactgttttgcattagctttaatcattagtttagaattcatcaaatcactggttgcacttagattaggcaaatacttgcattctctctgattttaaatccctcagaactggttcgacaacttacttccactattctatcatttgacttaggagcctcaaaactcctaacatcaaattggcgccgttgccaaattctgagtttgatttgaacattgagatttagtcatttgcttgagactaagtcatttttatttttgtcagttactgattctcttcttcactctttgtgattttcaggtgtatgaacttgaggagcaagggtacatcaaaccttgttccaagagccgcagacatcagagctttagagagagagtgtactagaaagagaagacaagaagagcaacaggctcaaCTGCAGACACTGGAACctgcaatggaagaacaacaaaatcctcagaaCCCCAATGGAGTCAACAATGTTCCACCACAAGGGGctcaacagcgaccagctcgccccattggcacttatgaccgccccaacatccatggtcctagacttggaatccgagcaccagctgtggctgctaacaactttgagatcaagtcagggctgctcaactgcatagagaacaacaagtatcatggtctggctgtggaagacccatttgatcacttggataagtttgacagctactgtggtatgtcaaagactaatggtgtgtcagaggatgctTTAAAGCTCAATCTATTCcccttctctttgggggataaggcacgtcagtgggagaagtctctaccaagtgactccatcactacttgggaagactgcaaaaaggcattcttggagaagttcttctctacctcaagaactgctaagttgaggaatgagatctccagcttccaacagaagaacttggaaggattcagtgaagcttgggagaggttcaatggttaccaagctcagtgcccacaccatggtttttcaaaggagagcttgctgagcacattctacagaggtgctcttcctaagtacagagccagactggatacagctagtAATGGGTtatttttggggagaactgaggaagaagcagaggctctggttgacaacatggttaagagtgatgcagtctacagcggagaccatgacagaagcagtagaggtgatgacaagcacacaaggaatgagataaaggctcttcaggagaagattgacacactcattgctgataaggctaCACAAGCGCAagtgaactttgttggtaacccacaacaggagatacctcctactgtcaatgaggttgagggtttggaagggcaagaagaattgtgtttcatcaacagcaatggtagctggtacaagaaggaacccaactttcagtacaacaactaccaacagaagccctattcaaacaaccagcagagtggttatcagcctagAAACAAACAGCCAAGCAACTACCAGCCTCAGCAAAACCCCTCTCCTGGCTCCTCTACCCCTcaagagagcagcactgatgccttactgaaacagatcttagagtctcagactagaagtgagaagc is part of the Raphanus sativus cultivar WK10039 chromosome 5, ASM80110v3, whole genome shotgun sequence genome and harbors:
- the LOC108834425 gene encoding uncharacterized protein LOC108834425, with amino-acid sequence MNLRSKGTSNLVPRAADIRALERECTRKRRQEEQQAQLQTLEPAMEEQQNPQNPNGVNNVPPQGAQQRPARPIGTYDRPNIHGPRLGIRAPAVAANNFEIKSGLLNCIENNKYHGLAVEDPFDHLDKFDSYCGMSKTNGVSEDALKLNLFPFSLGDKARQWEKSLPSDSITTWEDCKKAFLEKFFSTSRTAKLRNEISSFQQKNLEGFSEAWERFNGYQAQCPHHGFSKESLLSTFYRGALPKYRARLDTASNGLFLGRTEEEAEALVDNMVKSDAVYSGDHDRSSRGDDKHTRNEIKALQEKIDTLIADKATQAQVNFVGNPQQEIPPTVNEVEGLEGQEELCFINSNGSWYKKEPNFQYNNYQQKPYSNNQQSGYQPRNKQPSNYQPQQNPSPGSSTPQESSTDALLKQILESQTRSEKHVGYELKNLHSKIDGSYNELNNKFSHLASSVKNLENQFASMSTHQNRQPGSLPGKSDQNPKEAKAVTLRSGKQLPPRTLTKDAEKQGEEVAINLDDEVVIVDEKTDDEILEKIEKDKGKGKVGEKKKTIKDGESTAPAGESSSVPPPYEPKLPFPGRFKKQLLQKYKALFEKQMSEAQVTMPIIDAFMLIPQYSKFLKDVVAAKKKEMEGMMVLSHECNAIIQRLDAPEKLEDPGCFTLPCALGPMVFEKCLCDLGASVSLMPLSVAKKLGFTQYKKCRLSLVLADRSVKYPVGILENLPVKIGGYEIPTDFVVLEMGEEAQDPLILGRPFLATAGAIVNVKEGNIDLHLGKENILHFDIKEKMRNPTVFGQAFIIEEMGPPSDDHLGELPPEEDGVLTPLSAPTPA